The following proteins are co-located in the Callospermophilus lateralis isolate mCalLat2 chromosome 8, mCalLat2.hap1, whole genome shotgun sequence genome:
- the LOC143406221 gene encoding alpha-S2-casein-like A: protein MKFFIFACLLTVALAKHESASIEQEKCKKDRNVVFQANQEATSKIDETVSSHSSSSEESADVTEKKEQSEEENVYLKQLNKIKQFYQQAYFPQYRQVYRHQQRVLNPWNSFKKNVNRAVSIPKKEQSEEENVYLKQLKKEEHSSTEEPTRISQEETLKKIADLIKINQFQAFAVPRYFQVIHPQRIAVNSWAHIKNIAYPYIPIVRNF, encoded by the exons GAATCTGCCAGCATTGAGCAAGAA AAGTGTAAGAAGGACAGAAATGTGGTCTTCCAAGCAAATCAG GAAGCAACAAGCAAGATAGATGAAACA GTATCATCTCACAGTTCATCTAGTGAG GAATCTGCTGACGTCACTGAA AAAAAGGAGCAGTCTGAGGAAGAAAATGTCTACCTAAAACAGCTG AACAAAATCAAACAATTTTACCAGCAAGCTTATTTCCCCCAGTACCGTCAGGTTTATCGTCATCAGCAGAGAGTTTTGAACCCATGGAATAGCTTTAAGAAAAATGTCAATCGTGCTGTTTCCATTCCG AAAAAGGAGCAGTCTGAGGAAGAAAATGTCTACCTAAAACAGCTG aAAAAAGAGGAACACTCCTCCACAGAG gaACCTACCAGAATCTCCCAAGAG GAAACCTTAAAGAAGATTGCTGATTTG ATCAAGATCAACCAATTTCAGGCATTCGCTGTCCCCAGATATTTCCAGGTTATTCATCCACAGCGGATAGCTGTAAATTCTTGGGCTCACATTAAGAACATTGCCTACCCATATATTCCCATTGTG aggaACTTCTAA